GATTCACAGGTGGATCCTGTCTGGACATGCAGAACAGTACCTGTTCGCAAGACGACTTGTGTTTTGTATGTCCTCACGAACGGGAGTATTGACACAGAATATTCAACCAGAGGCACACCGTACTTATCAGAGACGAAactttggaatttttttaaacaatgattttttttcaattcgcATGCGTCCGCAAATTGTGTTCCATGAATTTATCCGCGAGACTCTGATGATACTTATCAAGCGTACAGGtatacaatttacaaatattctttaataaaatacattgtatgaatataaatataaaataaaaatgctcaCAGATGTATAAGACGTATTTACATATGCAATGAGTATGTAACAGTGAAAGTaatcaattaaacaaaattgtgtacacgaaattatttatgtttcttaGACATTGTAGAAAAGAAATCAAAGCATCCTGGTATTACGTTTTAAATGTTGCCGCACTTTTCAACTTTTTCAATGCAATATCGGTAATGAAGATTTAGTCGGTAAAGAAACGACAACGCTAGATTTAAATTGTGATCAAGGTTCCCCAGTTTGAGATTACATACGAAGGTCAAAATTACCAATAGGAGTTTCGTCTCTGGTCAAATAATCTGCGGTATTGATTTTACAACCTTTAAACATATATCAAACCATAGCACACCATAGCCACGGCCGCACCCATATTTTCTGTTGATTTAGCTTTAccattttttaacataatatatgGGAAAAACTTAGCAAAGTTATAAATACCTATTTCTttgattaattgaaataagcAGATGGGATTCCCAatgatttcttatttatttaaaaatatcttgcaacgattaattaaatattgatcagCGCCCCTATGTGTGTTTTTTATAGACACACTATATATGCGTATATTGAAAATACGAACGTTCAGATTTCCATTTCCAGAGTACTCTGAAGTATTTATGTTACGTTACTGAAACATCGAGAATCCATTGCCAATTTAACTCCTGTgcaaaactgtaaaaaaagtaccctttttaattttctttgcgTTACCGTCCGAAGGAAAATAAGTTCGTATCCAACTTTTTCAGAATTTGCGCACGCTTTAATATTCTGTCTTTACAACATCGGTACacgtacaaaaattgtttaaagaatgTTTTAAACCTTTGTATTAACGAAGGAGAAatggatttttttataaatagcaagaaatatgatgaaataaataataaagacaaAGAACATATCCTATCTTTTGAAATGGATGAAGATTACAAATTTAAGGTATTtacatatgtgtatatacatataatatatatgtatatatatacatattatatatatatatgttaatatatacatattatatatatatatatatgttaatataaaatgctaTCTTTTATAGTATACACCGGAAAGTCATTTTAAGCATGTAGTAAAAAGTGTACAAAGACAAAGATGCAAGGACGATGAAGAACGTATTTGGACTTCGTTTGTTAAGGAAcaggaatttaataatgtaaggTTCCCAGAAAAAAACATTCCCCTGTCTATGCAGAGTGTTAAAGATCTCatacaagaaaatatacaaGATGTAGATAGAGAACTTAAGAGGCTACAAGAAGATGCTCTACCAGAACGTAACAAAGgaatttgtaattgtaaattgaatagtaaaaatcaaaatattacaaatgtaGAAGTGAGTATTTTTTTAAGCTTCTAATATAACTCTATCACATTGTGTAAAAGagttgaaattaatgttatctttttaatactaGCCAAGCTGCATAAGGAACAATTCTCCAAACCATAagttacaaaagaaaaataaaagtacatatGACACCAATATTTTGATTCCAATATCCGAACAAGATATTACTGATCATCAAGATGTTAAAACATccaagaaaatgttaaaatcaGGAACCAAAAAATCTCTATCAGATTCttctattatacaaaaaaGTCTTTACACTGGTCAAGCACTTCAAGAGACTAATCGTTTTGAGAACGATTCAGATTCAGACTCAAACTTGAGTGATAATAGAATGGATATTGTTCATGTACAAGCAGATCCATTTACAATACACAAACTTCTTTCAATGCAAAAGAAAGTATCTACGTTActaaacgaaatttcatttagatTATCTAAAATTCCTTTGCCAGATGGAAATGATGATCTGAAAAGAAGACAACAACAAACTACGGAGTTTGCCGTTagattttcaagaaattatttatataatcttaACAGACTAGTAGCGAGCATAAGGAGGCATATTGGGGCTATATCCTCTAGAACAAAGCAATATCATAGAAGTATCACGTTTCATCAAGATATGATTAAACAGAAGCTAATCGCTGCTCaccaattattaatacaagcATTAAATGCCTATTGCAAACACATACCTAATTCTATTTATGAGAGCCAATCTACAAAGCTTCAAAATGTATTGCAGGTTGTTAGCGATATGAAAGACATTTGCAATAAAGTGGAAATCTCGACCAACTGTTTCTGCTCAGGAGATGTAAATGCCATGTCAGcggtaataaatatagaacaaaaataattttagaaattaggAATTTGTAAccctttatgcaaattctctTTTGTAGGAAAAAGATCCTCAAACTGACATTGACACTATTGTTtcgaaactaaaattaaatctacAATGTAAAGAACAATCTGCAAGTCACAAGCACATTGAATCTACAGTGACTCCTGTGAGAACATCTTTACAAAATGGAagacaattgaataaaaagaagaatttatctagTCGCTTAAGCATGTACAATATAGACGTACCTAAAACTAATCAAAGAAAAAACACAGACTTAAGAGGAAAAACTTGTATTAAAACTTGCATATTATCAATTAGTATAtacattgtttgaaaattcttgaatacataattttatatatgttttagACAATcacaaagagagaaaatgtAAAGTTGTAGACACCAAAAACGTGCATGTACAACACTTCGCAGTACCCGAATTACTATATCCCAGTCCTGTTACGCACACATCATCATCGAGGGATACCGTTCTAATCGATTGTCCGAAGAAGACGACTTACTTGAAAGATGATGATATTAAAACTATGATGGACGAAGTACCAATCGATTCTGAGAATGTAAGACACATTAATAGCATATATAAACGTTTTAGAGTaagtttaaaaagaaagtaattttgtgaaatagGATAGTAATCTAGAAATTCAAATCAAACGTAGTAATATGACAAGAATAGAGCAATCTGAAGGATTACAAAAGAAgtcatttattgaaatatggaAACCTAGGAGCACAAAAGATAAAGAGACAGACATTAGaggaaataatgttttaaatgacAATGACTTGGTAAACAAAGTAACTACAATTACCAAGGAACACTTGTCCACTCTAGTTCCTGTAATTAGTGATTTAATGACTCTCATAACGAAAAAGGTAGAATCGagtacagtaaaataaaagttacattataatttaactcGTTTGACAAACTTTTTCCAGAAAACTGACTCATACTCGCAACCTATATCTGATACATCTATGGAAACGCTAATGGAGTTCCTACAAAAATACCAATCCCCTAAGGATTCTGATACCCAGGCAGCTTTAGTGGATGATAGTTGTAAACGttcatattttacaacaaataggtaaataaaacatattaataaatattcgtctCACTTAGGTAAAAtaagaacaaatattttccgtaTTGTAACAGCTTATCTGAAATTCAGAAGCACAATAACAATGTACAATTGGTTTGTGTGTCATCCATggataaaaattccaaaacaAGACAATGTGATGTTTCGTGTCAAGCAGATGAGACTGCAATAAATGTaagtaatatgtataattgaatatataggTAGTTCTTATGTTCAATAATTCTTAAGCAATGATTGCTAGGAGtatcataacaaaatttttaggcACGCGGCGACAAAAAAGTAAAACATACAAATAACAAGCTTAAGTTAGAACTTACGATTTCAAAAGAGGCTGAGCAACGAATTTTAGCATATAGACAGGAATACAGTAAAGTGTGCCAGTCAAGACCAATGTATTCTAGTAATACACAAAATAAACCATGGGATATTGTAGCATGGTAAgattataatacagtaattttacTTTAAGATTTGTAATAACACAAATTTTTGGATTAGGATATCCGATAAACTGGTAGAAGAGCTGGTAATGGAAACAGCAAAAGAGTTAGAACCAGTTGGGGTGATCCAAAAATTGTATGAGATGGAATTTCAGGAATTTTAAGAACAACTGTTtcatattgaattaatatcatatttatgaaacaaaatatttttaaaaccatTTTCGCTTGTagtacaaatttttttaataaactattactttatatatcaacgattaattgaaacaatttttttatatacatatacatattttcaataacaaatGACCGTGTGTTAGGTATTACCAATCTAAGTAGATGTATGCGTGTATATACAGTGCACATATATACACCTACATGGTACTACTAAACTAGTGTTTGGAAGTACCACTACGGGGTTAAACTAACCTCTGTCAAAAATCTCACTATCATCGATTTGGATAACAATGAATACATATAATAGTCGGGAGaagtaattatacaaaatgaaacaaacagttctaaaattgtataaagacTTATTGCGATACGGTGAACATTTGAAGTATTCTGATAAAGAATATTTCCGATATAGAATTCGTAAAGGTTTTAAAGACAATAAACAACTGACTgatgaaagagagataaattttcacttccaggtaaaaattaatctttgttAATATGGCCCCTAATAAAAgttgatattataaatcattaatgTACATACTTGTTTTACACCAATGGTTGTTCCacttatatttaatgttacttCTATATTTCGCATAACCTAAACCTCAAAACTTTTGAattcacaaaattttattttcagaaggGGCGAAAACTTCTATCCGATCAGCGAGTCCTGTAAGGTGTTCATTATTATGAACCTGAATATATAATCATACAATGATAGAAATGtttaagtttttattatacaatcattgttttattcgtaatttGATTGTTTACGCAACCCCGACGActtctagaaaaattcaattattttattatgtaaacaACAGAGAGTTAATGGAAATCTTAAACTCTGGTAATCAAATTCGGTATAAATCCTATAAACGCTACTTAGATTACTCAAATATGCCAGAACTTGACGAAAATGACCTCGTAGAACAATTTGTAAGAGGATCTGGACCTGGAGGCCAAGCAACCAATAAAACGAACAATGCTGTTGTTTTGAAGCACAAGCCTACTGGCCTAACTGTAAAATGTCATGAAACCAGAAGCTTAAGTAGAAACAGGGAATTGGCAAGAATGAATATGTTAACAAAATTAGACGATTTGATTAATGGTGAAAATTCTACAAGAAATCAGGAAGAAACACTCAAGAAACAAGATTCagcaaaaaagaaacagaaacaaaagaaactaACGGCTttgaaagaagaatttaataaacgcgAAAATCTTAAATAATGTAGTACttgtataaattctttaagtttaagaaaaaattaataaacactgTAAAACTAGTTGGAACGAGTTAaggtagaaaaatatatgtacaatgttttcagttttaatggaaaattcaTATCTTTAATAGTCATCTCTTTTTTTGTAATCATGAAAGGcttacattatttttcttcgaaataaaatatttaggtGGGCCCTCTGCGAgggaatttaataattaatgttacatACAATGATGCGTTTTGTAACAGAACATGGTCAGTACACTACAATAAAGCTTTGTATGCAGCCTTGCGTAATTTCAGGAAATTGCTTTTGCGAACgaaaattcacttttttttacatatatgATACCTCGCGCGTATTGTACCGTGCAAAAGCAAAATGATGACAAGTCTTTTACAAACACAGTGAATACATACGAACGACGAATTTATCGTCCGAGAACGCAAAGACTGCATATATCTGAAGAATGTACAGGGGTTCTCGTTTGAACCAGTATCAGAAAAGATACTatgaagaatattaataaaatcctatCGATGGGTGCCAATAGcgttaaatactattttctacGTAcacaaataatgttttatacatAATGTACAGTTGCTGAACATACAGGAGAAGTCATCTACCCCGACAACTTCAAATTACTaactaaaaatgattgaaaagtaatttgaaattgtcaCGTTGAACGACTTACAATGTACAGAGTAAATTTCAATCAGCGAGATCCCGTGGAAAATGTGTGTTGTTGTTTCTCGGTTACGAAATTTAAACTATACAGCACAACCTCTTTCGTCGAGGATTATTTCAGCTACTCTTCAACCACCGACTGAATTGACCGCGACCGGTCTTTAAACGTTTTTTCGGCGGTTGAACGTTCGATCGTGGCGAACTGGAACTTCTTAACCGTCTGTTGCTTGCAATTGTTACTGAAAGAATACTGTGGTCCATGTCTACTTGATCGTCGATCTTCATCATTCGTACAACCGGTTGGTACTCAATACTCGAGCGCCTTTGCTCGAGTTCCGAGGTCGCTATGATCGTTGGAGTGACGCGGCCCGATAACGCACAGTCTAATTCCGAATTCTGGGTCGCCTCTGACGACACAGCATGTTCAGCTCGACGTTTCACACCTCTCAGACTTTGTTGCTTCTTACACGTAATGTTCAAATATGCTTCCTCCTTgcaattctcattttcttcgtACACTGTGTCGGAAGACATGTTGTTCCTCCTCGCGCGCTTCCTCGAATGAATCCGTTTCCTACGGGCTGCTTTACCGACCTTACCGTTTTTGTACACATTGTTGCGATGCTCGAGCTCAGCGTCCGAATTCCCTGGATGGAGTTTCTGCTGACTGCGTTTTCTCGGCAAGCCATTCGCATTATGATGGTTCCTGGCCACTATTCCAGTTTCGCTTTCCTTTCTGCACAGGTTTTCGAGTTCCGCATGCGGTTCGCACGTCTCCGTGGACGTATTATCACGTTGTCGCTTCTTCATGGCCGCTTTTGAAACAAGTACTCGTCGTTCCGCAAGCAAATTAACATCCTTCCCGAACATATGATTTTCGTCGTTCCTCGGATCGTTTTCCGATATTTCCTCGATCTCTAACAAGTCCTTCTTGAATGCGTAATCTTTGTTTAACAAAAAGTTCCTCTCAGACTCGGCGCACACACCGGCACTGGCGGGTGTCACCGGTTCTGTACAGGTTTCCGTATTCAGAAGTAAAACTGAATTGTCGATGATCTCTGCGCTCGCAGCATTCTTCTGTTCTTGTCCGTGTTGCGCAACCCGGCAACCGGTATCCGTAGTGTACGCTTCGCATAAACATCCGTTATCTTCTCGATGATCAAGACACACCGAATCCCCATTGTCTCGAGAAATGCCAGTAGCAGTGGTTATCCGGACGTTCGCCTCTTCCACTAATCTATCGAGTGTGTTCGTCGTGTCCTGCACGTCACAGCTGGTCTCGTTCTGCTCGACATTCTTTTCCAATAAGTTCTCTCGGTCGCAATCGGTGTCAACCGAGTGCTTTGTTTGGagtttcttcttcatcttgATGCCGGGCCAACCAGTACGATTCTTCCGTTTTTTCCTACGTTTCGAAGGCGACTCGATGCTCACCTCGCCGCACTCCGAGCTGGCGCATGAGGAGTTTTCCAAACAATTTGCGAGCTCGTGACAGTTCTCCAGCAATTCCAGCAAGTTCGGAGGTGGCCCTTTAGGAATACTTGGCTCGTCTAGATTCTGTTCTATTTGCGTGGTGTCTGGTTCAAAAGGGTTGTCTAGTTCCATAGTATCGTTCGCGTTCAGCATATCATCGATCGTCTTAACCATCTCCCTCAAATCCTCGT
This sequence is a window from Augochlora pura isolate Apur16 chromosome 9, APUR_v2.2.1, whole genome shotgun sequence. Protein-coding genes within it:
- the LOC144474690 gene encoding uncharacterized protein LOC144474690; the encoded protein is MIEMFKFLLYNHCFIRNLIVYATPTTSRKIQLFYYVNNRELMEILNSGNQIRYKSYKRYLDYSNMPELDENDLVEQFVRGSGPGGQATNKTNNAVVLKHKPTGLTVKCHETRSLSRNRELARMNMLTKLDDLINGENSTRNQEETLKKQDSAKKKQKQKKLTALKEEFNKRENLK
- the LOC144474688 gene encoding uncharacterized protein LOC144474688 isoform X3, which codes for MDFFINSKKYDEINNKDKEHILSFEMDEDYKFKYTPESHFKHVVKSVQRQRCKDDEERIWTSFVKEQEFNNVRFPEKNIPLSMQSVKDLIQENIQDVDRELKRLQEDALPERNKGICNCKLNSKNQNITNVEPSCIRNNSPNHKLQKKNKSTYDTNILIPISEQDITDHQDVKTSKKMLKSGTKKSLSDSSIIQKSLYTGQALQETNRFENDSDSDSNLSDNRMDIVHVQADPFTIHKLLSMQKKVSTLLNEISFRLSKIPLPDGNDDLKRRQQQTTEFAVRFSRNYLYNLNRLVASIRRHIGAISSRTKQYHRSITFHQDMIKQKLIAAHQLLIQALNAYCKHIPNSIYESQSTKLQNVLQVVSDMKDICNKVEISTNCFCSGDVNAMSAEKDPQTDIDTIVSKLKLNLQCKEQSASHKHIESTVTPVRTSLQNGRQLNKKKNLSSRLSMYNIDVPKTNQRKNTDLRGKTYNHKERKCKVVDTKNVHVQHFAVPELLYPSPVTHTSSSRDTVLIDCPKKTTYLKDDDIKTMMDEVPIDSENDSNLEIQIKRSNMTRIEQSEGLQKKSFIEIWKPRSTKDKETDIRGNNVLNDNDLVNKVTTITKEHLSTLVPVISDLMTLITKKKTDSYSQPISDTSMETLMEFLQKYQSPKDSDTQAALVDDSCKRSYFTTNRSTITMYNWFVCHPWIKIPKQDNVMFRVKQMRLQ
- the LOC144474688 gene encoding uncharacterized protein LOC144474688 isoform X2, translated to MDFFINSKKYDEINNKDKEHILSFEMDEDYKFKYTPESHFKHVVKSVQRQRCKDDEERIWTSFVKEQEFNNVRFPEKNIPLSMQSVKDLIQENIQDVDRELKRLQEDALPERNKGICNCKLNSKNQNITNVEPSCIRNNSPNHKLQKKNKSTYDTNILIPISEQDITDHQDVKTSKKMLKSGTKKSLSDSSIIQKSLYTGQALQETNRFENDSDSDSNLSDNRMDIVHVQADPFTIHKLLSMQKKVSTLLNEISFRLSKIPLPDGNDDLKRRQQQTTEFAVRFSRNYLYNLNRLVASIRRHIGAISSRTKQYHRSITFHQDMIKQKLIAAHQLLIQALNAYCKHIPNSIYESQSTKLQNVLQVVSDMKDICNKVEISTNCFCSGDVNAMSAEKDPQTDIDTIVSKLKLNLQCKEQSASHKHIESTVTPVRTSLQNGRQLNKKKNLSSRLSMYNIDVPKTNQRKNTDLRGKTYNHKERKCKVVDTKNVHVQHFAVPELLYPSPVTHTSSSRDTVLIDCPKKTTYLKDDDIKTMMDEVPIDSENKTDSYSQPISDTSMETLMEFLQKYQSPKDSDTQAALVDDSCKRSYFTTNSLSEIQKHNNNVQLVCVSSMDKNSKTRQCDVSCQADETAINARGDKKVKHTNNKLKLELTISKEAEQRILAYRQEYSKVCQSRPMYSSNTQNKPWDIVAWISDKLVEELVMETAKELEPVGVIQKLYEMEFQEF
- the LOC144474691 gene encoding uncharacterized protein LOC144474691 codes for the protein MKQTVLKLYKDLLRYGEHLKYSDKEYFRYRIRKGFKDNKQLTDEREINFHFQKGRKLLSDQRVL
- the LOC144474688 gene encoding uncharacterized protein LOC144474688 isoform X1, which produces MDFFINSKKYDEINNKDKEHILSFEMDEDYKFKYTPESHFKHVVKSVQRQRCKDDEERIWTSFVKEQEFNNVRFPEKNIPLSMQSVKDLIQENIQDVDRELKRLQEDALPERNKGICNCKLNSKNQNITNVEPSCIRNNSPNHKLQKKNKSTYDTNILIPISEQDITDHQDVKTSKKMLKSGTKKSLSDSSIIQKSLYTGQALQETNRFENDSDSDSNLSDNRMDIVHVQADPFTIHKLLSMQKKVSTLLNEISFRLSKIPLPDGNDDLKRRQQQTTEFAVRFSRNYLYNLNRLVASIRRHIGAISSRTKQYHRSITFHQDMIKQKLIAAHQLLIQALNAYCKHIPNSIYESQSTKLQNVLQVVSDMKDICNKVEISTNCFCSGDVNAMSAEKDPQTDIDTIVSKLKLNLQCKEQSASHKHIESTVTPVRTSLQNGRQLNKKKNLSSRLSMYNIDVPKTNQRKNTDLRGKTYNHKERKCKVVDTKNVHVQHFAVPELLYPSPVTHTSSSRDTVLIDCPKKTTYLKDDDIKTMMDEVPIDSENDSNLEIQIKRSNMTRIEQSEGLQKKSFIEIWKPRSTKDKETDIRGNNVLNDNDLVNKVTTITKEHLSTLVPVISDLMTLITKKKTDSYSQPISDTSMETLMEFLQKYQSPKDSDTQAALVDDSCKRSYFTTNSLSEIQKHNNNVQLVCVSSMDKNSKTRQCDVSCQADETAINARGDKKVKHTNNKLKLELTISKEAEQRILAYRQEYSKVCQSRPMYSSNTQNKPWDIVAWISDKLVEELVMETAKELEPVGVIQKLYEMEFQEF